Proteins encoded by one window of Dyella humicola:
- a CDS encoding putative quinol monooxygenase, giving the protein MVNVALFVRLEAKPGKEQDVEAFLLSGLALVQEEPATTAWFGIRLGPSTFGIFDAFPNEAGRQAHLSGKVAAALMAKAGELFSAPPSIEKVDVLAAKLPG; this is encoded by the coding sequence ATGGTCAACGTGGCGTTGTTCGTTCGCCTTGAGGCGAAACCCGGAAAAGAGCAGGACGTCGAAGCCTTTCTCTTGAGCGGGCTTGCTCTTGTACAGGAGGAGCCGGCGACCACGGCGTGGTTTGGCATCCGTCTGGGGCCGTCGACGTTCGGCATATTTGACGCCTTCCCGAACGAGGCCGGTCGGCAGGCCCATCTTTCCGGCAAGGTCGCGGCGGCCTTGATGGCAAAAGCGGGCGAGTTGTTCTCCGCGCCACCATCGATCGAGAAGGTCGACGTACTTGCCGCGAAGCTGCCTGGCTAG
- the pip gene encoding prolyl aminopeptidase, with protein MRELYPEIEPYLSYRLAVDDIHELYVEECGSPDGLPVVFLHGGPGAGLSAYHRRFFDPQRFRIVLFDQRGAGKSTPHADLRNNTTWHLVDDIEAIREHCGVERWVVFGGSWGSTLALAYAEKHPERALGLVLRGIFLGRPAEVRWFNELDGGACWIFPERWAQFLAHIPVEERGNMVEAYWRRLDSDDEAERLAAARAWGYWEGGSTTLVHDPEEPGIFEDPQAAIGVARAEVHYFRHGVFLEPDQLLRDIERVRQIPATIVHGRYDIICPVKNACDLAGAWPEAGLHIVLAGHSAADPAIVDVLIQATDTLADRYI; from the coding sequence GTGCGCGAACTGTATCCAGAGATCGAACCGTACTTGAGCTATCGGCTGGCCGTCGACGATATCCATGAGCTGTATGTGGAAGAGTGCGGCAGCCCGGATGGCTTGCCCGTGGTCTTTCTGCACGGCGGCCCCGGTGCGGGTCTATCTGCCTATCATCGTCGTTTCTTCGATCCACAGCGCTTTCGCATCGTGCTGTTCGATCAACGCGGCGCCGGCAAATCCACGCCGCATGCGGACTTGCGCAACAACACGACATGGCATCTGGTCGACGATATCGAAGCGATCCGCGAGCACTGCGGTGTCGAGCGCTGGGTGGTCTTCGGCGGCTCCTGGGGCTCGACGCTTGCACTCGCCTATGCGGAGAAGCATCCCGAACGGGCGCTCGGCCTGGTGCTGCGCGGTATCTTCCTTGGCCGTCCTGCCGAAGTGCGCTGGTTCAACGAGCTCGATGGCGGTGCCTGCTGGATCTTCCCGGAGCGTTGGGCCCAGTTTCTGGCGCATATCCCGGTGGAAGAGCGCGGCAATATGGTTGAGGCTTACTGGCGTCGACTCGATAGCGATGACGAGGCCGAGCGCCTGGCGGCCGCCCGCGCCTGGGGCTATTGGGAGGGCGGCAGCACGACGCTCGTACACGATCCAGAGGAGCCTGGAATTTTCGAGGATCCGCAGGCGGCGATCGGCGTCGCGCGCGCGGAGGTTCATTATTTCCGCCACGGCGTGTTTCTCGAGCCCGACCAGCTGCTGCGCGATATCGAACGTGTCCGCCAGATTCCGGCGACTATCGTGCACGGGCGCTACGACATCATCTGCCCGGTGAAGAATGCCTGTGACCTGGCCGGGGCCTGGCCGGAGGCCGGCCTGCATATCGTGCTGGCTGGCCACAGTGCCGCCGATCCGGCGATCGTTGACGTCTTGATACAGGCTACGGATACGCTTGCCGATCGCTACATCTAG